One Channa argus isolate prfri chromosome 15, Channa argus male v1.0, whole genome shotgun sequence DNA segment encodes these proteins:
- the LOC137099703 gene encoding perforin-1-like translates to MLLNICLCASLMLSLPQCTFQSCTEGTPKQCLEAEFAPGTSLAGEGFDITKLERKGAYVIDMNRWKRKDKTCTLCSNTYLENKKQKLPLSVVDWRAKQSCSMKVASALHRSSESLVSSSTSSVENNWQVNLDVNVGDKSGSAMLAGTHSKLAEYSMGKTKNDKFSFTSQSMFCEYYSYRVSSTPRMHKEFRHTLKQLPKTYSPEYKQQYYKLIDYFGTHYITKVNLGGSVQSVTSIRQCQASMQGLSVEEIQMCLEAEASVTMKVTVKTQSKHCQKDSEKTESKTSFSGTFNDRFTEIKGGHSIEPDLLFSANKNPSAYKEWLNTIAQNPDIVSYSLESLHELLPTNNPLRKNLRSAISHYILEKGLWKNCSSHCQAGIKSDSKDSCVCQCHNDPAVNQDCCPTRKGMARVIITVQRATGLWGDYVTSTDGYVKVFLNEVMVQRSPVINNNNNPHWNTVVDLGAKDLSSHKVRFEVWDQDNNWDDDLLGNCVQDLSAGVKEDVCALQHGRLFFKLEVKCAPSLSGNLCIDYKPSPMSQNLQRLYVSRHAHRIPKTILMKMGVFVDESIPQTTNLTANSNLL, encoded by the exons ATGCTTCTGAATATTTGCCTCTGTGCCAGTCTTATGCTGTCCCTTCCTCAGTGTACATTTCAGTCATGTACAGAAGGGACACCCAAACAGTGCCTGGAGGCAGAATTTGCACCAGGTACCTCTTTGGCTGGGGAAGGCTTCGACATCACTAAATTGGAACGTAAGGGGGCCTATGTGATCGACATGAATCGGTGGAAAcgcaaagacaaaacatgtaccCTGTGTAGCAACACATATCTAgagaacaaaaagcaaaagctcCCCTTGTCAGTGGTGGATTGGAGAGCTAAACAGTCCTGCAGCATGAAAGTGGCCAGTGCACTGCATCGATCTAGTGAGTCTCTAGTCAGTTCCAGCACATCTTCAGTGGAAAACAACTGGCAGGTCAATCTGGATGTAAATGTTGGTGATAAAAGCGGTTCAGCAATGCTAGCTGGTACACATTCGAAACTTGCAGAATATTCCATgggaaaaacaaagaatgatAAGTTTAGCTTCACAAGTCAAAGCATGTTCTGTGAATACTACAG CTATAGAGTATCCAGCACACCAAGGATGCACAAAGAATTCAGACATACATTAAAACAGCTCCCAAAAACCTACAGCCCAGAATACAAGCAACAATATTATAAACTGATTGACTACTTTGGGACCCATTACATCACTAag GTGAACCTGGGAGGAAGTGTACAATCAGTGACCAGCATCAGGCAGTGCCAGGCCAGCATGCAGGGCCTCAGTGTGGAAGAGATACAGATGTGCCTAGAAGCTGAAGCGTCCGTCACCATGAAAGTCACAGTAAAAACTCAATCAAAACACTGCCAAAAGGAcagtgaaaagacagaaagtaagACATCCTTCTCAGGCACCTTCAATGACAG GTTCACAGAAATAAAGGGAGGCCATAGCATAGAGCCAGATCTTCTGTTTTCTGCTAACAAAAATCCATCAGCCTACAAAGAATGGCTGAATACTATAGCACAGAATCCGGACATAGTCTCATACTCCCTGGAGTCACTTCATGAGTTGCTACCTACAAACAACCCTCTCCGGAAAAACCTGCGCTCAGCCATTAGCCATTATATTTTGGAGAAAGGCCTGTGGAAGAACTGCAGTAGTCACTGTCAGGCCGGTATAAAGAGCGACTCAAAGGATTCCTGTGTCTGCCAATGCCACAATGACCCCGCTGTAAACCAAGACTGCTGCCCGACCCGTAAGGGCATGGCACGAGTCATCATAACTGTACAACGGGCAACTGGTCTTTGGGGAGACTACGTCACAAGCACAGATGGCTACGTTAAGGTATTTTTGAATGAAGTGATGGTCCAGCGTTCTCCTgtcattaacaacaacaacaacccacACTGGAACACGGTCGTCGACTTAGGCGCAAAAGATTTGTCATCACATAAAGTGAGATTTGAAGTGTGGGATCAAGACAACAACTGGGATGACGATCTGTTGGGAAATTGTGTGCAAGATCTGTCTGCGGGAGTTAAAGAGGATGTATGTGCTCTACAGCATGGACGACTGTTCTTTAAATTGGAGGTGAAATGTGCTCCAAGTCTAAGCGGAAATTTATGCATAGACTATAAACCTTCACCTATGAGTCAAAATCTGCAGAGGCTATATGTGTCACGTCATGCCCACCGTATTCCAAAAACCATTTTGATGAAAatgggtgtgtttgtggatgAATCGATTCCACAGACAACCAATCTTACTGCAAATTCAAACctactgtaa
- the paqr4a gene encoding progestin and adipoQ receptor family member 4a — protein MVSHKVLVAIILLNVYIGVQSFFYLFGGVLLTVLFAMAFLNGPRLLDWASSPPHLQFNKYVLTGYRPISSVQDCIRSLFYLHNELGNIYTHGIPLVCFLVLLPLNIPWSQISVTWLGVVHFLACLSPQLGSVLYHLFMNHEGGEPVYHTLLKLDVCGICMINTLGALPIVYSTLLCYPFIRTVALLVYILLSTHAIYCAVTARSSVRRLRSFTWQALFRFSFFLLRWVGVGGGSPTSLRHFLTMDALAVLGGVINITRIPERFRPGLFDYWCNSHQIMHVLVVGSILYLHWGVLDDLLWINTYNCPSD, from the exons ATGGTATCCCATAAGGTTTTAGTCGCAATAATCCTACTAAACGTGTACATAGGTGTACAGTCCTTTTTTTACTTATTCGGCGGCGTCCTTTTAACAGTCTTATTTGCTATGGCATTTTTAAATGGTCCCAGGCTGCTGGACTGGGCGAGTTCACCTCCACATCTTCAGTTCAACAAATATGTCCTGACGGGATATCGGCCAATCTCCTCTGTGCAGGACTGCATCAGAAGCCTGTTTTACCTGCACAATGAACTTGGAAACATATACACTCATG GCATCCCTTTGGTTTGCTTCCTGGTGCTGCTGCCTCTCAACATCCCCTGGTCTCAGATCAGTGTTACGTGGTTGGGCGTGGTGCACTTCCTGGCTTGCCTTTCACCCCAGCTGGGCTCTGTGCTCTACCACCTCTTCATGAACCACGAGGGCGGGGAGCCTGTATACCACACCCTCCTCAAACTGGACGTGTGTGGAATCTGCATGATCAACACACTGG gggCCCTGCCCATTGTCTATAGCACGCTGCTGTGCTACCCATTCATTCGCACAGTGGCCCTGTTAGTCTACATCCTGCTGTCCACCCACGCCATCTATTGCGCTGTTACAGCTCGGAGCAGTGTTCGCCGGCTGCGCTCCTTCACCTGGCAGGCACTGTTccgcttttcttttttcctactTCGCTGGGTGGGTGTGGGTGGTGGCAGCCCCACCTCGCTACGCCACTTCCTCACGATGGATGCTCTAGCCGTGTTGGGCGGGGTCATCAACATCACGCGCATTCCGGAGCGCTTCCGCCCTGGCCTGTTTGACTACTGGTGCAATAGCCACCAAATCATGCATGTACTGGTGGTTGGCTCCATTCTCTACCTGCATTGGGGCGTGCTGGACGACCTGCTGTGGATAAACACCTACAATTGCCCGTCAGACTGA
- the LOC137099701 gene encoding perforin-1-like, translating to MLLNICLCASLMLSLPQCTFQSCTEGTPKQCLEAEFAPGTSLAGEGFDITKLERKGAYVIDMNQWKRKDKTCTLCSNPYLENKKQKLPLSVVDWRPKQSCSMKVASALHRSSESLVSSSTSSVENNWQANLDVNVGEKSGSAMLAGTHSKLAEYSMGKTKNDKFSFTSQSMFCEYYSYRVSSTPRMHKEFRQAVKRLPKTYSTEYKQRFYKLIDYFGTHYITKVKLGGSVQSVTSIRQCQASMQGLSVEEIQMCLEAEASVSMKVTIKTQSKHCQKDSEKTESKTSFSSTFNDRFTEIKGGHTTEPDLLFSADKNPSAYKEWLNTVPQNPDILSYSLESLHELLPTNDPVRKNLRSAISHYILEKGLWKNCSSHCQAGIKSDSKDSCVCQCHNDPAVNQDCCPTRKGMARVIITVQRATGLWGDHSTATDGYVKVFLNEVMVQRSPVITNNNDPHWNTVVDLGAKDLSSHKVRFEVWDQDNNWDDDLLGNCEQDLSAGVKEDVCALQHGRLFFKLEVKCAPSLSGDLCIDYKPSPMSQNLQRLYVSRHAHRVPKTILMKMGVFVDDSSPQTTNLTAKSNLL from the exons ATGCTTCTGAATATTTGCCTCTGTGCCAGTCTTATGCTGTCCCTTCCTCAGTGTACATTTCAGTCATGTACAGAAGGGACACCCAAACAGTGCCTGGAGGCAGAATTTGCACCAGGTACCTCTTTGGCTGGGGAAGGCTTCGACATCACCAAATTGGAACGTAAGGGGGCCTATGTGATCGACATGAATCAGTGGAAACGCAAGGACAAAACATGTACCCTGTGTAGCAACCCATATCTAgagaacaaaaagcaaaagctcCCCTTGTCAGTGGTGGATTGGAGACCTAAACAGTCCTGCAGCATGAAAGTGGCCAGTGCACTGCATCGATCTAGTGAGTCTCTAGTCAGTTCCAGCACATCTTCAGTGGAAAACAACTGGCAGGCCAATCTGGATGTAAATGTTGGTGAAAAAAGCGGCTCAGCAATGCTAGCTGGTACACATTCGAAACTTGCAGAATATTCCATgggaaaaacaaagaatgatAAGTTTAGCTTCACAAGTCAAAGCATGTTCTGTGAATACTACAG CTATAGAGTATCCAGCACACCAAGGATGCACAAAGAATTCAGACAAGCAGTAAAACGGCTCCCAAAAACCTACAGCACAGAATACAAGCAACGATTTTATAAACTGATTGACTACTTTGGGACCCATTACATCACTAag GTGAAACTGGGAGGAAGTGTACAATCGGTGACCAGCATCCGGCAGTGCCAGGCCAGCATGCAGGGCCTCAGTGTGGAAGAGATACAGATGTGCCTAGAAGCTGAAGCGTCCGTCAGCATGAAAGTCACAATAAAAACTCAATCAAAACACTGCCAAAAGGAcagtgaaaagacagaaagtaagACATCCTTCTCAAGCACCTTCAATGACAG GTTCACAGAAATAAAAGGGGGCCACACCACAGAGCCAGATCTTCTGTTCTCTGCTGACAAAAATCCATCAGCCTACAAAGAATGGCTGAATACTGTACCACAGAATCCGGACATACTCTCATATTCCCTGGAGTCACTTCATGAGTTACTACCTACAAACGACCCTGTCCGGAAAAACCTGCGCTCAGCCATTAGCCATTATATTTTGGAGAAAGGCCTGTGGAAGAACTGCAGTAGTCACTGTCAGGCCGGTATAAAGAGCGACTCAAAGGATTCCTGTGTCTGCCAATGCCACAATGACCCCGCTGTAAACCAAGACTGCTGCCCGACCCGTAAGGGCATGGCACGAGTCATCATAACTGTACAACGGGCAACTGGTCTTTGGGGAGACCACAGCACAGCCACAGATGGCTACGTAAAGGTATTTTTGAATGAAGTGATGGTCCAGCGTTCTCCTGTCATTACCAATAACAACGACCCACACTGGAACACGGTCGTCGACTTAGGCGCAAAAGATTTGTCATCACACAAAGTGAGATTTGAAGTGTGGGATCAAGACAACAACTGGGATGACGATCTGTTGGGAAATTGTGAGCAAGATCTGTCTGCGGGAGTTAAAGAGGATGTCTGTGCTCTACAGCATGGACGACTGTTCTTTAAATTGGAGGTGAAATGTGCTCCAAGTCTAAGCGGAGATTTATGCATAGACTATAAACCTTCACCTATGAGTCAAAATCTGCAGAGGCTTTATGTGTCACGTCATGCCCACCGTGTTCCAAAAACCATTTTGATGAAAatgggtgtgtttgtggatgATTCGAGTCCACAGACAACCAATCTTACTGCAAAGTCAAACCTACTGTAA